A genomic window from Fusarium oxysporum Fo47 chromosome VIII, complete sequence includes:
- a CDS encoding Alpha/Beta hydrolase protein: MAQSLVLSIICFINKKRGCRTLCLDSLKFNLLASNQHFDAFNTAIALLLVPGKHIELPFTDGKLRIPAIFYGSGKKEARPTIILGNGYDGGQEEMLHVMGKAILERGMNVITYEGPGQPTVRRKQNLGFIHEWEKVVSPVVDYLLTRPEVDPKSIGLLGYSFGGMLAPRAAFEHRLAPVFAVDGVYEFASVV; the protein is encoded by the coding sequence ATGGCGCAAAGTTTAGTCTTGTCTATTATATGTTTTATCAATAAAAAACGCGGGTGCAGAACGCTATGTCTTGACAGCCTGAAGTTTAACCTTCTTGCCAGCAATCAACACTTTGATGCTTTTAACACCGCCATTGCCCTGTTGCTCGTTCCTGGCAAGCACATTGAATTGCCTTTTACTGACGGCAAGTTAAGAATTCCTGCCATTTTCTACGGCAGTGGCAAAAAGGAAGCGCGACCGACAATCATTCTAGGCAACGGCTACGATGGAGGGCAGGAAGAGATGCTCCACGTCATGGGCAAGGCTATTCTTGAACGCGGAATGAACGTCATCACGTATGAAGGACCTGGCCAACCAACCGTGAGGCGAAAGCAAAACTTGGGTTTTATTCATGAGTGGGAAAAAGTAGTATCACCCGTGGTTGACTATCTTCTGACCCGTCCAGAAGTTGATCCAAAGAGCATTGGTCTTTTGGGGTATTCCTTTGGTGGCATGCTTGCGCCACGCGCAGCTTTTGAACACCGACTTGCCCCAGTATTTGCCGTAGATGGTGTGTATGAATTCGCATCTGTGGTGTAA
- a CDS encoding fungal-specific transcription factor domain-containing protein, which produces MSATDDGELPAVFESASAYDTHSDRDTDRIRSPRRGLKRISAACQRCRRRKQKCDGRHPVCGACAAANVPCVPSDRLVVKVDRECECDHLRGQVERLKDRVNELQTQLAMQSRLPSEARSQESHLQIRSVTDRQEPDGSVASLERGYVGRMLLPTFRGLGPNGASETGFMTGPWQLWHGLSASETPPTATSSTFSLHRDGLSLIEVFFDRRWPQYPVLHRPTFMEQHYIPYCNGQVRSRLSAFEVHMVLAIGASEKARISSDAPVSHEFFFEAAARDLDAVLSADDLDCIRCLSLLCLFGSNEPQSVNLWYTVGMALRLAVGIDMHREESLANKTLLDAEMRKRLFWSLYTMDRSVSISLGRPLGIQDADITIPLPLVLTDEQIAGPADQAIANILPDVRDMSAFRHIVELRQINAGIYSALHSAGGINLEGRNLDAIRQQHYTRLNAWLLSAPRYLAPLSMYQTPEWFQIAYHQAVINLHRPSHASPVSSADAIRLCADSSISLISCYNALYAKNKIIYTFVALDSLFMAAVTMLYSIRASSVVRLELTREVVEANIETCVRLVSKISHGKKVGERSTQIIRRLGNATLAIFDNTSHAEGEIDTEFMSWFGVKSQNPPPRQEYPTPSIDTAWNDLFEHGYDLNSFQNVHLLL; this is translated from the exons ATGTCTGCAACCGATGACGGAGAACTTCCCGCCGTGTTCGAGTCGGCCTCAGCCTACGACACACACTCAGACAGGGACACTGATCGGATAAGATCGCCGCGGCGTGGCCTCAAGAGGATATCGGCAGCGTGCCAGAGATGTCGCcgaagaaaacaaaaa TGTGACGGCAGACATCCCGTATGCGGGGCTTGTGCTGCTGCAAATGTGCCCTGTGTCCCCTCAGATCGTCTCGTTGTCAAGGTCGACAGGGAATGCGAATGCGACCATCTGAGAGGCCAGGTAGAGCGCTTGAAAGACCGGGTGAATGAGCTGCAAACACAACTCGCTATGCAATCGAGACTCCCGTCGGAAGCTCGGTCTCAGGAAAGTCATCTGCAGATAAGATCTGTCACCGATCGCCAAGAACCCGATGGCTCGGTTGCGAGCTTGGAGAGGGGATATGTTGGACGCATGCTTCTGCCAACTTTTCGAGGATTGGGACCTAATGGCGCTTCCGAGACGGGTTTTATGACTGGACCTTGGCAATTGTGGCATGGGTTATCAGCAAGTGAGACGCCTCCGACCGCCACGTCAAGCACATTCTCTCTTCACCGAGACGGCCTCAGCCTGATTGAAGTATTCTTCGATCGTCGATGGCCGCAATATCCAGTCCTTCATCGCCCAACATTCATGGAACAGCATTACATACCATACTGCAACGGCCAAGTCAGGAGCAGGTTATCAGCGTTTGAAGTCCACATGGTTCTCGCGATTGGAGCATCGGAAAAAGCACGCATTAGTTCAGATGCACCCGTTTCTCACGAGTTCTTCTTTGAGGCAGCTGCGCGTGATCTTGACGCAGTGCTTTCAGCTGATGACCTCGACTGCATACGCTGTCTTTCCCTGCTTTGCTTGTTCGGCAGCAACGAGCCGCAGTCGGTCAATTTGTGGTACACCGTTGGCATGGCGTTGAGGCTTGCAGTAGGTATCGACATGCATCGGGAGGAGAGCCTTGCCAACAAGACCTTATTGGACGCCGAGATGCGAAAACGGTTATTCTGGAGCTTGTACACCATGGATCGAAGTGTCTCAATCTCTCTCGGCCGACCATTGGGTATCCAAGATGCTGATATCACGATACCCCTGCCATTGGTCCTCACCGATGAGCAAATTGCTGGACCTGCAGATCAAGCCATAGCGAATATCCTCCCCGACGTCAGAGACATGTCCGCATTTCGTCACATCGTCGAACTCCGCCAAATCAACGCCGGAATCTACTCAGCCCTCCACTCAGCAGGCGGGATAAACCTCGAAGGCCGAAACCTCGATGCCATACGCCAACAACACTACACCCGCCTCAATGCGTGGCTTCTCTCCGCCCCGAGATACCTTGCGCCACTGTCGATGTACCAAACGCCAGAGTGGTTCCAAATAGCCTATCACCAAGCcgtcatcaacctccaccGACCATCTCATGCATCGCCGGTGAGCAGCGCAGACGCCATTCGCTTATGTGCCGATTCATCAATAAGCCTCATTAGCTGCTACAATGCACTGTACGCGAAAAACAAGATAATCTACACTTTTGTGGCGCTAGACTCGCTATTCATGGCTGCTGTTACGATGCTGTACTCCATCAGAGCGAGTTCCGTGGTCCGTCTCGAACTAACAAGAGAAGTCGTCGAGGCCAATATTGAAACCTGCGTAAGACTCGTCTCTAAAATATCACACGGCAAGAAGGTCGGAGAGAGGAGCACTCAGATCATACGGAGACTGGGTAATGCAACGTTGGCCATTTTCGACAACACGTCACATGCCGAGGGCGAGATTGACACAGAGTTCATGTCATGGTTTGGAGTCAAAAGTCAGAATCCACCGCCTCGTCAAGAGTATCCTACGCCAAGCATCGACACAGCCTGGAACGATCTATTCGAGCATGGATACGACCTTAACAGTTTTCAAAACGTGCACTTGCTGCTATAG